A window from Triticum aestivum cultivar Chinese Spring chromosome 6D, IWGSC CS RefSeq v2.1, whole genome shotgun sequence encodes these proteins:
- the LOC123143748 gene encoding auxin response factor 5 isoform X2, which produces MEFFCKTLTASDTSTHGGFSVPRRAAEKIFPSLDFSLQPPCQELQARDIHDNVWTFRHIFRGQPKRHLLTTGWSLFVSGKKLFAGDSVIFVRDEKQQLLLGIRRANRQPTNISSSVLSSDSMHIGVLAAAAHASANTSPFTIFYNPRASPTEFVIPFAKYQKAMYSNQISLGMRFRMMCETEELGTRRYMGTITGISDLDPVRWKNSQWRSLQVGWDESAAGERRNRVSIWEIEPLAAPFFICPQPFFGVKRPRQLDDESLEMESLMKRAMPWLGEEICIKDPQTQSATMPGLSLVQWMNMNRQQSSSLASTAMQSEYLRSASNPAMQNIGAADLARQLYMQNHLLQQNSMQFNPPKLHQQMKPINDLSNAALPLNQLGAIRNHQDQKQDQQRQQQSGIQAIPLSQAQAQTNIVQAQVILQNQMQQQQQQKQPPPSPTQNQHGASGQHLLQSHQLQDQNLQMQQQQLLLHQQLQQQQQLNKLPGQLANLASQQTQLSDQELHLQLLQKLQQQSLMSQSAVTLSRLPIIQEQQNFLVDMQQQLSNSHSLAQQQVMPQQDCRTSSSQTTQLPPPIQQEQQQQKPSQKQVAPTYVSEAAFAQISSTSVIPKTGNSMIVPGAAQSAVTEEIPSCSTSPSTANGNHLVQPTIGRNDHCKISTEKVPHSIAQMSILTPIEAVSVTPVTTKELPKLNNGVKSSAITSKLPNVVSGLQNFMNNALPTDNLETASSATSLWPSQTDGLLHQGFATSNFNQHQMFKDELPDVEIQGVDPSNSALFGMNNDGPLGFPMETEGLLENALDSVKYQNHFSTDDENNYQMQKDARQEISTSMVSQSFGQSDMAFNSIDSAINDGALMNRSSWPPAAPPQRMRTFTKVYKRGAVGRSIDIGRFSGYGELNQALARMFGIEGQLEDRQRIGWKLVYTDHEDDVLLLGDDPWEEFVNCVKCIRILSPQEVQKMSLDGDLGSNVLPNQACSSSDGGNTWKPRYEQNSGNPSIGPYDQFE; this is translated from the exons ATGGAGTTCTTCTGCAAGACGCTCACCGCGAGCGATACGAGCACACACGGAGGCTTCTCCGTGCCTCGCCGTGCAGCGGAGAAGATATTCCCTTCCCTG GATTTCTCGTTGCAGCCTCCGTGCCAAGAGCTGCAGGCCAGGGATATACATGACAATGTGTGGACATTCCGTCATATATTTCGGG GTCAGCCCAAAAGACATTTACTTACTACTGGTTGGAGCCTCTTTGTGAGTGGCAAGAAGCTATTTGCTGGTGATTCTGTCATATTCGTTAG AGATGAAAAGCAGCAACTTCTACTGGGAATCAGGCGCGCTAACCGACAGCCCACGAACATATCGTCTTCGGTACTTTCAAGCGACAGTATGCACATAGGGGTCCTTGCCGCAGCTGCACATGCTTCTGCCAACACCAGCCCGTTTACCATATTTTATAACCCTAG GGCCAGTCCTACTGAATTTGTTATCCCATTTGCCAAATACCAGAAGGCAATGTACAGTAATCAGATCTCTTTAGGGATGCGCTTCCGCATGATGTGCGAGACGGAGGAACTAGGAACAAGACG CTACATGGGTACGATAACTGGAATAAGTGATCTAGATCCAGTGAGATGGAAAAACTCCCAGTGGCGCAGCTTACAG GTTGGGTGGGACGAGTCGGCTGCAGGAGAAAGAAGGAACAGAGTTTCAATCTGGGAGATTGAACCGCTTGCTGCTCCTTTTTTCATTTGTCCCCAGCCATTCTTTGGTGTGAAGCGCCCTAGGCAATTAG ATGACGAGTCGTTGGAGATGGAAAGTCTTATGAAGAGAGCAATGCCTTGGCTTGGTGAGGAGATATGCATAAAGGACCCTCAAACCCAGAGTGCTACAATGCCTGGCCTGAGTTTGGTTCAGTGGATGAATATGAACCGGCAGCAGAGCTCCTCATTAGCTAGCACAGCCATGCAGTCCGAGTACCTCCGATCAGCGAGTAACCCTGCGATGCAAAATATTGGCGCTGCCGATCTTGCAAGGCAGTTATATATGCAGAACCATCTACTACAGCAGAATAGCATGCAGTTTAATCCTCCCAAACTCCATCAGCAAATGAAACCTATTAATGATTTGTCAAATGCAGCACTTCCATTGAATCAACTAGGTGCCATCAGAAATCACCAAGATCAGAAGCAAGATCAGCAGAGGCAACAGCAGTCCGGTATCCAAGCAATTCCCCTAAGCCAGGCCCAGGCTCAAACTAATATTGTCCAGGCACAGGTAATTCTCCAGAATCAGatgcagcaacaacagcaacaaaaacaaccaccaccatcaccaactcaaAACCAGCATGGGGCCAGTGGCCAGCACCTGCTTCAGTCTCATCAACTGCAGGACCAAAATTTGCAAATGCAGCAGCAACAGCTTTTACTTCACCAACAgttacagcagcagcagcagctaaatAAGTTGCCTGGGCAGCTAGCTAATCTGGCAAGTCAGCAAACACAATTGTCTGATCAGGAACTCCACTTGCAGCTGTTACAGAAACTACAGCAGCAGTCACTGATGTCACAGTCCGCAGTTACACTCTCACGATTACCAATAATCCAAGAGCAGCAAAATTTTCTTGTAGACATGCAACAGCAGTTGTCGAATTCGCATTCGCTTGCCCAGCAACAAGTGATGCCCCAACAGGACTGCAGAACTTCTTCATCGCAGACAACACAACTGCCACCGCCCATTCAGCAAGAGCAGCAACAGCAGAAGCCTTCACAGAAACAGGTTGCACCTACATATGTGTCAGAAGCTGCCTTTGCACAGATCTCTTCTACCAGTGTGATCCCCAAAACTGGTAACAGTATGATAGTTCCGGGTGCTGCACAATCTGCTGTTACAGAAGAAATACCTTCTTGTTCGACATCCCCTTCCACAGCTAATGGCAACCATCTTGTGCAGCCAACCATTGGCAGGAATGATCATTGCAAAATCAGCACAGAGAAGGTGCCACACTCTATTGCTCAGATGTCAATTCTGACCCCCATTGAAGCTGTATCAGTCACTCCAGTAACGACCAAGGAATTGCCAAAGTTAAACAATGGTGTTAAGTCAAGTGCGATCACCTCGAAATTACCAAATGTTGTGTCCGGCCTTCAAAATTTTATGAACAATGCACTGCCAACAGACAACCTGGAAACAGCTTCGTCAGCGACTTCATTATGGCCTTCACAAACAGATGGACTTCTGCATCAAGGTTTCGCCACTTCTAACTTCAACCAGCACCAGATGTTCAAAGATGAACTTCCTGATGTAGAAATTCAAGGTGTGGATCCAAGTAACAGTGCCCTCTTTGGGATGAACAATGATGGCCCGTTAGGGTTTCCTATGGAAACAGAAGGCTTGTTGGAAAATGCACTTGATTCTGTGAAGTATCAGAATCATTTCTCAACTGATGATGAGAACAACTACCAGATGCAAAAGGATGCCCGTCAAGAGATATCAACCTCCATGGTTTCACAGTCATTTGGTCAATCAGATATGGCTTTTAATTCCATCGATTCTGCAATTAATGATGGTGCCTTAATGAACAGAAGTTCTTGGCCTCCTGCTGCTCCACCACAGAGGATGCGTACATTCACCAAG GTGTACAAGCGTGGAGCTGTAGGCCGGTCCATTGACATCGGTAGGTTCTCTGGATATGGAGAACTGAATCAAGCTTTGGCCCGCATGTTTGGTATAGAGGGGCAACTTGAAGACCGACAGAGAATAGGTTGGAAGCTAGTCTACACAGATCATGAGGATGACGTCCTACTTCTCGGCGATGACCCATGGGA GGAGTTTGTGAATTGCGTCAAGTGCATTAGGATCCTGTCCCCTCAAGAAGTGCAGAAGATGAGTCTGGATGGTGATTTAGGGAGCAATGTTCTGCCCAACCAGGCTTGCAGCAGCTCAGATGGAGGGAATACTTGGAAGCCTCGTTACGAGCAGAACTCCGGGAACCCTTCCATCGGCCCCTATGACCAATTCGAATGA
- the LOC123143748 gene encoding auxin response factor 5 isoform X1 — MAQSPASSAVAAPAPCEGERKAPAINGELWHACAGPLVSLPPVGSLVVYFPQGHSEQVAASMQKDVEAHVPSYPNLPSKLICLLHSVTLQADPDTDEVYAQMTLQPVNTYAKEALQLSELALRQARPQMEFFCKTLTASDTSTHGGFSVPRRAAEKIFPSLDFSLQPPCQELQARDIHDNVWTFRHIFRGQPKRHLLTTGWSLFVSGKKLFAGDSVIFVRDEKQQLLLGIRRANRQPTNISSSVLSSDSMHIGVLAAAAHASANTSPFTIFYNPRASPTEFVIPFAKYQKAMYSNQISLGMRFRMMCETEELGTRRYMGTITGISDLDPVRWKNSQWRSLQVGWDESAAGERRNRVSIWEIEPLAAPFFICPQPFFGVKRPRQLDDESLEMESLMKRAMPWLGEEICIKDPQTQSATMPGLSLVQWMNMNRQQSSSLASTAMQSEYLRSASNPAMQNIGAADLARQLYMQNHLLQQNSMQFNPPKLHQQMKPINDLSNAALPLNQLGAIRNHQDQKQDQQRQQQSGIQAIPLSQAQAQTNIVQAQVILQNQMQQQQQQKQPPPSPTQNQHGASGQHLLQSHQLQDQNLQMQQQQLLLHQQLQQQQQLNKLPGQLANLASQQTQLSDQELHLQLLQKLQQQSLMSQSAVTLSRLPIIQEQQNFLVDMQQQLSNSHSLAQQQVMPQQDCRTSSSQTTQLPPPIQQEQQQQKPSQKQVAPTYVSEAAFAQISSTSVIPKTGNSMIVPGAAQSAVTEEIPSCSTSPSTANGNHLVQPTIGRNDHCKISTEKVPHSIAQMSILTPIEAVSVTPVTTKELPKLNNGVKSSAITSKLPNVVSGLQNFMNNALPTDNLETASSATSLWPSQTDGLLHQGFATSNFNQHQMFKDELPDVEIQGVDPSNSALFGMNNDGPLGFPMETEGLLENALDSVKYQNHFSTDDENNYQMQKDARQEISTSMVSQSFGQSDMAFNSIDSAINDGALMNRSSWPPAAPPQRMRTFTKVYKRGAVGRSIDIGRFSGYGELNQALARMFGIEGQLEDRQRIGWKLVYTDHEDDVLLLGDDPWEEFVNCVKCIRILSPQEVQKMSLDGDLGSNVLPNQACSSSDGGNTWKPRYEQNSGNPSIGPYDQFE, encoded by the exons ATGGCGCAGTCGCCGGCAAgctccgccgtcgccgcgccggcTCCATGCGAAG GGGAGCGGAAGGCGCCGGCGATCAACGGGGAGCTGTGGCACGCCTGCGCCGGCCCGCTGGTGTCGCTGCCGCCGGTGGGCAGCCTCGTCGTCTACTTCCCCCAAGGCCACAGTGAGCAG GTTGCAGCTTCTATGCAAAAGGATGTGGAAGCTCACGTACCGAGCTACCCCAATCTTCCCTCAAAGTTGATATGTCTTCTGCACAGCGTCACTTTGCAA GCAGACCCGGATACTGATGAGGTGTACGCACAGATGACTCTTCAGCCAGTGAATACA TATGCAAAAGAGGCGTTGCAGCTGTCAGAGCTTGCGCTAAGACAAGCGAGGCCACAGATGGAGTTCTTCTGCAAGACGCTCACCGCGAGCGATACGAGCACACACGGAGGCTTCTCCGTGCCTCGCCGTGCAGCGGAGAAGATATTCCCTTCCCTG GATTTCTCGTTGCAGCCTCCGTGCCAAGAGCTGCAGGCCAGGGATATACATGACAATGTGTGGACATTCCGTCATATATTTCGGG GTCAGCCCAAAAGACATTTACTTACTACTGGTTGGAGCCTCTTTGTGAGTGGCAAGAAGCTATTTGCTGGTGATTCTGTCATATTCGTTAG AGATGAAAAGCAGCAACTTCTACTGGGAATCAGGCGCGCTAACCGACAGCCCACGAACATATCGTCTTCGGTACTTTCAAGCGACAGTATGCACATAGGGGTCCTTGCCGCAGCTGCACATGCTTCTGCCAACACCAGCCCGTTTACCATATTTTATAACCCTAG GGCCAGTCCTACTGAATTTGTTATCCCATTTGCCAAATACCAGAAGGCAATGTACAGTAATCAGATCTCTTTAGGGATGCGCTTCCGCATGATGTGCGAGACGGAGGAACTAGGAACAAGACG CTACATGGGTACGATAACTGGAATAAGTGATCTAGATCCAGTGAGATGGAAAAACTCCCAGTGGCGCAGCTTACAG GTTGGGTGGGACGAGTCGGCTGCAGGAGAAAGAAGGAACAGAGTTTCAATCTGGGAGATTGAACCGCTTGCTGCTCCTTTTTTCATTTGTCCCCAGCCATTCTTTGGTGTGAAGCGCCCTAGGCAATTAG ATGACGAGTCGTTGGAGATGGAAAGTCTTATGAAGAGAGCAATGCCTTGGCTTGGTGAGGAGATATGCATAAAGGACCCTCAAACCCAGAGTGCTACAATGCCTGGCCTGAGTTTGGTTCAGTGGATGAATATGAACCGGCAGCAGAGCTCCTCATTAGCTAGCACAGCCATGCAGTCCGAGTACCTCCGATCAGCGAGTAACCCTGCGATGCAAAATATTGGCGCTGCCGATCTTGCAAGGCAGTTATATATGCAGAACCATCTACTACAGCAGAATAGCATGCAGTTTAATCCTCCCAAACTCCATCAGCAAATGAAACCTATTAATGATTTGTCAAATGCAGCACTTCCATTGAATCAACTAGGTGCCATCAGAAATCACCAAGATCAGAAGCAAGATCAGCAGAGGCAACAGCAGTCCGGTATCCAAGCAATTCCCCTAAGCCAGGCCCAGGCTCAAACTAATATTGTCCAGGCACAGGTAATTCTCCAGAATCAGatgcagcaacaacagcaacaaaaacaaccaccaccatcaccaactcaaAACCAGCATGGGGCCAGTGGCCAGCACCTGCTTCAGTCTCATCAACTGCAGGACCAAAATTTGCAAATGCAGCAGCAACAGCTTTTACTTCACCAACAgttacagcagcagcagcagctaaatAAGTTGCCTGGGCAGCTAGCTAATCTGGCAAGTCAGCAAACACAATTGTCTGATCAGGAACTCCACTTGCAGCTGTTACAGAAACTACAGCAGCAGTCACTGATGTCACAGTCCGCAGTTACACTCTCACGATTACCAATAATCCAAGAGCAGCAAAATTTTCTTGTAGACATGCAACAGCAGTTGTCGAATTCGCATTCGCTTGCCCAGCAACAAGTGATGCCCCAACAGGACTGCAGAACTTCTTCATCGCAGACAACACAACTGCCACCGCCCATTCAGCAAGAGCAGCAACAGCAGAAGCCTTCACAGAAACAGGTTGCACCTACATATGTGTCAGAAGCTGCCTTTGCACAGATCTCTTCTACCAGTGTGATCCCCAAAACTGGTAACAGTATGATAGTTCCGGGTGCTGCACAATCTGCTGTTACAGAAGAAATACCTTCTTGTTCGACATCCCCTTCCACAGCTAATGGCAACCATCTTGTGCAGCCAACCATTGGCAGGAATGATCATTGCAAAATCAGCACAGAGAAGGTGCCACACTCTATTGCTCAGATGTCAATTCTGACCCCCATTGAAGCTGTATCAGTCACTCCAGTAACGACCAAGGAATTGCCAAAGTTAAACAATGGTGTTAAGTCAAGTGCGATCACCTCGAAATTACCAAATGTTGTGTCCGGCCTTCAAAATTTTATGAACAATGCACTGCCAACAGACAACCTGGAAACAGCTTCGTCAGCGACTTCATTATGGCCTTCACAAACAGATGGACTTCTGCATCAAGGTTTCGCCACTTCTAACTTCAACCAGCACCAGATGTTCAAAGATGAACTTCCTGATGTAGAAATTCAAGGTGTGGATCCAAGTAACAGTGCCCTCTTTGGGATGAACAATGATGGCCCGTTAGGGTTTCCTATGGAAACAGAAGGCTTGTTGGAAAATGCACTTGATTCTGTGAAGTATCAGAATCATTTCTCAACTGATGATGAGAACAACTACCAGATGCAAAAGGATGCCCGTCAAGAGATATCAACCTCCATGGTTTCACAGTCATTTGGTCAATCAGATATGGCTTTTAATTCCATCGATTCTGCAATTAATGATGGTGCCTTAATGAACAGAAGTTCTTGGCCTCCTGCTGCTCCACCACAGAGGATGCGTACATTCACCAAG GTGTACAAGCGTGGAGCTGTAGGCCGGTCCATTGACATCGGTAGGTTCTCTGGATATGGAGAACTGAATCAAGCTTTGGCCCGCATGTTTGGTATAGAGGGGCAACTTGAAGACCGACAGAGAATAGGTTGGAAGCTAGTCTACACAGATCATGAGGATGACGTCCTACTTCTCGGCGATGACCCATGGGA GGAGTTTGTGAATTGCGTCAAGTGCATTAGGATCCTGTCCCCTCAAGAAGTGCAGAAGATGAGTCTGGATGGTGATTTAGGGAGCAATGTTCTGCCCAACCAGGCTTGCAGCAGCTCAGATGGAGGGAATACTTGGAAGCCTCGTTACGAGCAGAACTCCGGGAACCCTTCCATCGGCCCCTATGACCAATTCGAATGA
- the LOC123143749 gene encoding AIG2-like protein D, protein MLIQYQIRIFVQRSASVSPSPLRSCHRRLLSPRMASPPPPAPAAAAAHSVFVYGTLMAEEVVRVLLGRVPPSSPALLPNHQRLSIRGRVYPAILPVDGSKVPGKVWQGITDRELDVLDIFEDEEYVRETVGISLADSADMIAYAYIWGNVDDPDLYGEWDFDEWKKVHLKDYITMTQDFREELEQLESETHD, encoded by the exons ATGCTGATACAGTACCAGATACGCATCTTCGTGCAGCGTTCGGCCTCTGTTTCGCCCTCCCCTCTTCGCAGCTGTCACCGGCGGCTACTCTCTCCCCGCATGGCGTCGCCTCCTCCGCCGgctcccgccgccgcggccgcccacAGCGTGTTCGTCTACGGCACCCTGATGGCGGAGGAGGTCGTGCGCGTCCTCCTCGGCCGCGTCCCGCCGTCCTCCCCCGCGCTCCTCCCCAACCA CCAGAGGCTCAGCATCAGGGGCCGCGTCTACCCGGCGATCCTGCCCGTCGACGGCAGCAAAGTCCCCGGGAAG GTTTGGCAGGGGATCACTGACAGGGAGCTCGATGTGCTGGACATCTTTGAGGATGAGGAGTATGTCAGGGAAACTGTTGGCATCTCGCTGGCC GATTCGGCGGATATGATCGCCTATGCATATATATGGGGGAATGTGGATGATCCTGACCTCTATGGGGAATGGGATTTTGAT GAATGGAAGAAAGTGCATCTGAAGGACTATATTACAATGACACAAGATTTCAGGGAGGAACTGGAACAGCTTGAATCTGAGACACATGATTGA